The Lathyrus oleraceus cultivar Zhongwan6 chromosome 5, CAAS_Psat_ZW6_1.0, whole genome shotgun sequence genome includes the window tggttagtaatcaaataagaaatgaaataatatacaatacaagcatgcttggtggtttcaaaccactcacacaagtcccaaccctagggttaaggatccaaacatgatatgatccttgaggcaatgcactgagcaatgctatgatgccatgagggatcttagggtcaaaattagggtcttacaacttcCACGAAAAGAAAAAGAACATATGTAAGTAAATAATACTTGTATATTAAAGTCCAAATTTGATATTTTGTGTATAATTCGAATTTTGATTTGATTGGACATGTTAAAAGAAAATTAATAATAAAGAATATAAAATAATGGTTTTTAAATACATTACCAAATACTTTTTTTATAAAGATATTGTATTTTTTCGTTGGAAGTTACTTTTTTAACCCATTTCTATAAATTCACTACTACTACATCACAATAACTTTCTTCTTTCTATAGTATATATACAAACTTTATTCATGTTGATAATGGTTGAATAATTATAAAAATAAGGTTTACTAATTAAATATTTTCTAATTATGGTTGAATCAATGGTAAGAAACGATAAATTAAAAAAACTTGTGAAAATGTATGGTAGATAAAGCCACTAAAACACAATTTATACTAAATATAACAAAATTATTAGGATTTCTAATTTTAGTGTATGGATTTATTTTGGAGAGTTTAGGTGGATAGGAAAAATTAGAAATTGAAAAAACAACAATAAAACACTAATGACAACAAAATATTATTTTTAGCATAATAAACACGTGTCATTTGATGTATATGTGTTGGATGTTATTTGTTAGTTCTAACATCACAacattataaaaataaataatagtTAAACAAGTTCCAACTAACATTTAAAAGATCGCTATAAAACAGAAAAATGAGCAAGTATATATAACATTGATAATTCTCATTTCCAATCACACATCAATATTAGTTCTTTTCTAACTTTTCATAACGCCATGAATATCTTATATCTCTTTAGTATCACCATTGTATATGGTATTTTTGGAAATATTGTTTCAAATGCTAATCATCTACCATACAAAGCCATATTTAATTTTGGTGACTCTACAAGTGACACCGGAAATGCTGCATTTGACCATCCACCAATGGATAAAAATAGTCCTTATGGTTCAACGTACTTCAAACATCCAGCGGGACGTATGTCTAATGGGAGACTCATCATAGATTTCATAGGTACTTTTTCACGTACTTTACTCTTTTTCTAGTACCTTATGGTTCAACCATTCTTAATATAGTTGTTTAAGTAAAATAAATAATTCTTAATTTTGACATATTTTTGAGTGAAAAACTCACTAGCTCACAATCATTTTAATTGCAGCTGAAGCATACGGGTTACCTTTTTTACCGGCCTATAAAAATATCACCCAAAACCAAGAAGATATAAAAAAGGGAGTTAACTTTGCATATGCTGGTGCAACTGCACTTGAGTTCAAGTATTTTGATCGTAGCGGAGTTAGACCACCAGCGACAGAAAACTCATTGAATGTGCAGCTTGGTTGGTTTAAAAAGATAAAATCATCCTTATGTAAAAGCAAAAAAGGTTTTTCCCTATCTCCTTTCATACTATATATTTTGTGTCACATACATAAATTTTATTCTATATGACTAacatattttttgtttttttatctGAATTCTTAGAGTGTGACAAGTTCTTCAAAAAATCATTGTTTCTAGTGGGAGAGATTGGTGGGAATGATGTTTTTTCTCATATTTCTAAAACTATTACAGAACTTCGTGAAATAGTTCCTTTAATCGTCGAATCCATTACAAATACAACTTCAGTATGTTATATCAAATTTTAAAAGTTAAATATTTTTCATTTGTAGAATAATTATGTTTAAGTTTTAATATTATTGAGTAAATAATATTCTTTAATACAtgtaaataatttatttatttctaTGCTAGGCATTACTCGAAGAAGGAGCAGTAGAGCTAGTGGTTCCAGGAAACTTTCCAATAGGCTGCAATGCTGGATTACTGTCTATGGTGAATAGTAAAAAGAAAGAAGACTATGATGAATTTGGGTGTTTGATATCTTACAACACTTTTACTGAATACTTTAATGAACAACTAAAAAATTCTATAGAGACATTAAAACAGAAACATCCTCAAACTAAGATAGTATATTTTGACTACTACAACGATGCCAAACGTTTATATCAAGCACCACAACAATATGGTTTGTGGATATAGTATTTTATTTTCATATCAAGTTTACATTAATTTGTTATTGTGAAGTTCTTTTTAACACATACGCTATTTTGTATACATTAATATTGCAGGATTCATTTCTGATAAGGTTGAATTTTTGAAAGCTTGTTGTGGAGGTGGTGGACCATACAATATTAATGAAAAGTTTTGTGGAATGCCTGGTACAACTGTTTGCTCTGATCCTTCAAAACAAATAAATTGGGATGGAGCCCACTTTACTGAAGCAGCACACAAGCAAATAGCA containing:
- the LOC127078361 gene encoding GDSL esterase/lipase At5g45910 is translated as MNILYLFSITIVYGIFGNIVSNANHLPYKAIFNFGDSTSDTGNAAFDHPPMDKNSPYGSTYFKHPAGRMSNGRLIIDFIAEAYGLPFLPAYKNITQNQEDIKKGVNFAYAGATALEFKYFDRSGVRPPATENSLNVQLGWFKKIKSSLCKSKKECDKFFKKSLFLVGEIGGNDVFSHISKTITELREIVPLIVESITNTTSALLEEGAVELVVPGNFPIGCNAGLLSMVNSKKKEDYDEFGCLISYNTFTEYFNEQLKNSIETLKQKHPQTKIVYFDYYNDAKRLYQAPQQYGFISDKVEFLKACCGGGGPYNINEKFCGMPGTTVCSDPSKQINWDGAHFTEAAHKQIAKGLMEGPYANPSLKSAPFKIA